In Zea mays cultivar B73 chromosome 7, Zm-B73-REFERENCE-NAM-5.0, whole genome shotgun sequence, the following proteins share a genomic window:
- the LOC103632238 gene encoding uncharacterized protein, with the protein MVTTDWGPIIVAVVLFILLSPGFLFQLPARVRVVEFGNMGTSALAILVHAILYFCILTIVVVAIGVHVYTTKPDPVE; encoded by the coding sequence atggTGACGACGGACTGGGGGCCGATCATCGTGGCGGTGGTGCTGTTCATCCTGCTGTCGCCGGGGTTCCTGTTCCAGCTGCCGGCGAGGGTCAGGGTTGTGGAGTTCGGCAACATGGGCACCAGCGCCCTCGCCATCCTCGTCCACGCCATCCTCTACTTCTGCATACTCACCATCGTGGTGGTAGCCATCGGCGTGCATGTGTACACAACCAAACCGGATCCGGTGGAGTAG
- the LOC100383680 gene encoding heavy metal-associated isoprenylated plant protein 7-like isoform X2 has translation MAKDKAASGGNGGGDGAAAPAGEQLVIRAPVHCDGCGRKLRRSLQRLEGVGEVTVDSRADTVVVRGRGAVENAAEVVQVVERKTGEKAVLVSPSPPEKLLLPARSSAPKAKGGETNTNKDIGNELPELDMKMVTVLKINLHCDACSEEIKRRILKITGVEEAMPHLKSSQVAVKGKVEPATLVGFIHKCTGRRAAIIRAEPLDDVLLPQPPNPPAAPPASKAESKKDEPPAENPPAKVEEPNEENRGGGEKDNADDDNPKTEKPASDGHGAGAAEEHGAHATTEGPDRDNDDDAGDGLVLENHTKAAVDRLFAVPTPAGVVTVVAPEMALGSRSYCYPAYPCAQYYYPYQPHLYPPQPYPAASAYSPVAMYGYPASYPPEAFSEENPNACTIV, from the exons ATGGCAAAG GACAAGGCGGCGTCCGGCGGGAACGGCGGCGGCGATGGGGCGGCGGCGCCGGCTGGGGAGCAGCTGGTGATAAGGGCGCCGGTGCACTGCGATGGCTGCGGCAGGAAGCTGCGCCGCTCACTCCAGCGCCTCGAGG GTGTTGGAGAGGTGACCGTGGACAGCCGGGCCGACACGGTGGTCGTGAGGGGCCGCGGGGCGGTGGAGAACGCGGCGGAGGTCGTGCAGGTCGTCGAGAGGAAGACCGGGGAGAAGGCGGTGCTGGTCAGCCCGTCGCCGCCGGAGAAGCTGCTGCTGCCGGCGCGGTCGTCAGCGCCCAAGGCCAAGGGTGGAGAGACCAACACCAACAAAGACATAGGGAACGAGCTACCGGAACTGGACATG AAAATGGTTACCGTTCTTAAGATAAACCTGCACTGCGACGCCTGCAGCGAGGAGATCAAAAGGCGGATACTTAAGATTACAG GCGTGGAGGAAGCCATGCCGCACCTCAAGTCTTCACAGGTGGCGGTGAAGGGAAAGGTGGAGCCGGCAACACTGGTGGGCTTCATCCACAAGTGCACGGGGAGGAGAGCCGCCATCATCAGGGCGGAGCCACTGGATGATGTTCTCCTGCCGCAACCACCAAACCCGCCGGCGGCGCCACCGGCGTCTAAAGCCGAGAGCAAGAAAGATGAGCCACCTGCTGAGAATCCGCCGGCCAAGGTGGAGGAGCCAAACGAGGAGAACAGAGGAGGGGGAGAGAAGGACAACGCGGATGACGACAACCCCAAGACGGAGAAGCCGGCTAGCGACGGCCACGGCGCCGGCGCCGCCGAGGAGCATGGAGCCCATGCAACAACCGAAGGTCCAGACCGTgacaacgacgacgacgccggCGATGGGCTCGTGCTGGAGAACCATACCAAGGCGGCGGTGGACCGCCTGTTCGCCGTTCCGACGCCGGCCGGAGTCGTGACGGTCGTTGCGCCTGAGATGGCCCTCGGCAGCCGCAGCTACTGCTACCCGGCGTATCCTTGCGCGCAGTACTACTACCCCTACCAGCCGCACCTGTACCCGCCGCAGCCGTACCCGGCGGCGTCTGCTTATAGCCCTGTTGCCATGTATGGCTATCCAGCAAGCTATCCACCCGAAGCTTTCAGTGAGGAGAACCCAAATGCATGCACCATCGTGTGA
- the LOC100383680 gene encoding Heavy metal-associated isoprenylated plant protein 7-like, protein MAKVQQDKAASGGNGGGDGAAAPAGEQLVIRAPVHCDGCGRKLRRSLQRLEGVGEVTVDSRADTVVVRGRGAVENAAEVVQVVERKTGEKAVLVSPSPPEKLLLPARSSAPKAKGGETNTNKDIGNELPELDMKMVTVLKINLHCDACSEEIKRRILKITGVEEAMPHLKSSQVAVKGKVEPATLVGFIHKCTGRRAAIIRAEPLDDVLLPQPPNPPAAPPASKAESKKDEPPAENPPAKVEEPNEENRGGGEKDNADDDNPKTEKPASDGHGAGAAEEHGAHATTEGPDRDNDDDAGDGLVLENHTKAAVDRLFAVPTPAGVVTVVAPEMALGSRSYCYPAYPCAQYYYPYQPHLYPPQPYPAASAYSPVAMYGYPASYPPEAFSEENPNACTIV, encoded by the exons ATGGCAAAG GTGCAGCAGGACAAGGCGGCGTCCGGCGGGAACGGCGGCGGCGATGGGGCGGCGGCGCCGGCTGGGGAGCAGCTGGTGATAAGGGCGCCGGTGCACTGCGATGGCTGCGGCAGGAAGCTGCGCCGCTCACTCCAGCGCCTCGAGG GTGTTGGAGAGGTGACCGTGGACAGCCGGGCCGACACGGTGGTCGTGAGGGGCCGCGGGGCGGTGGAGAACGCGGCGGAGGTCGTGCAGGTCGTCGAGAGGAAGACCGGGGAGAAGGCGGTGCTGGTCAGCCCGTCGCCGCCGGAGAAGCTGCTGCTGCCGGCGCGGTCGTCAGCGCCCAAGGCCAAGGGTGGAGAGACCAACACCAACAAAGACATAGGGAACGAGCTACCGGAACTGGACATG AAAATGGTTACCGTTCTTAAGATAAACCTGCACTGCGACGCCTGCAGCGAGGAGATCAAAAGGCGGATACTTAAGATTACAG GCGTGGAGGAAGCCATGCCGCACCTCAAGTCTTCACAGGTGGCGGTGAAGGGAAAGGTGGAGCCGGCAACACTGGTGGGCTTCATCCACAAGTGCACGGGGAGGAGAGCCGCCATCATCAGGGCGGAGCCACTGGATGATGTTCTCCTGCCGCAACCACCAAACCCGCCGGCGGCGCCACCGGCGTCTAAAGCCGAGAGCAAGAAAGATGAGCCACCTGCTGAGAATCCGCCGGCCAAGGTGGAGGAGCCAAACGAGGAGAACAGAGGAGGGGGAGAGAAGGACAACGCGGATGACGACAACCCCAAGACGGAGAAGCCGGCTAGCGACGGCCACGGCGCCGGCGCCGCCGAGGAGCATGGAGCCCATGCAACAACCGAAGGTCCAGACCGTgacaacgacgacgacgccggCGATGGGCTCGTGCTGGAGAACCATACCAAGGCGGCGGTGGACCGCCTGTTCGCCGTTCCGACGCCGGCCGGAGTCGTGACGGTCGTTGCGCCTGAGATGGCCCTCGGCAGCCGCAGCTACTGCTACCCGGCGTATCCTTGCGCGCAGTACTACTACCCCTACCAGCCGCACCTGTACCCGCCGCAGCCGTACCCGGCGGCGTCTGCTTATAGCCCTGTTGCCATGTATGGCTATCCAGCAAGCTATCCACCCGAAGCTTTCAGTGAGGAGAACCCAAATGCATGCACCATCGTGTGA
- the LOC100383680 gene encoding heavy metal-associated isoprenylated plant protein 7-like isoform X1, with amino-acid sequence MAKQDKAASGGNGGGDGAAAPAGEQLVIRAPVHCDGCGRKLRRSLQRLEGVGEVTVDSRADTVVVRGRGAVENAAEVVQVVERKTGEKAVLVSPSPPEKLLLPARSSAPKAKGGETNTNKDIGNELPELDMKMVTVLKINLHCDACSEEIKRRILKITGVEEAMPHLKSSQVAVKGKVEPATLVGFIHKCTGRRAAIIRAEPLDDVLLPQPPNPPAAPPASKAESKKDEPPAENPPAKVEEPNEENRGGGEKDNADDDNPKTEKPASDGHGAGAAEEHGAHATTEGPDRDNDDDAGDGLVLENHTKAAVDRLFAVPTPAGVVTVVAPEMALGSRSYCYPAYPCAQYYYPYQPHLYPPQPYPAASAYSPVAMYGYPASYPPEAFSEENPNACTIV; translated from the exons ATGGCAAAG CAGGACAAGGCGGCGTCCGGCGGGAACGGCGGCGGCGATGGGGCGGCGGCGCCGGCTGGGGAGCAGCTGGTGATAAGGGCGCCGGTGCACTGCGATGGCTGCGGCAGGAAGCTGCGCCGCTCACTCCAGCGCCTCGAGG GTGTTGGAGAGGTGACCGTGGACAGCCGGGCCGACACGGTGGTCGTGAGGGGCCGCGGGGCGGTGGAGAACGCGGCGGAGGTCGTGCAGGTCGTCGAGAGGAAGACCGGGGAGAAGGCGGTGCTGGTCAGCCCGTCGCCGCCGGAGAAGCTGCTGCTGCCGGCGCGGTCGTCAGCGCCCAAGGCCAAGGGTGGAGAGACCAACACCAACAAAGACATAGGGAACGAGCTACCGGAACTGGACATG AAAATGGTTACCGTTCTTAAGATAAACCTGCACTGCGACGCCTGCAGCGAGGAGATCAAAAGGCGGATACTTAAGATTACAG GCGTGGAGGAAGCCATGCCGCACCTCAAGTCTTCACAGGTGGCGGTGAAGGGAAAGGTGGAGCCGGCAACACTGGTGGGCTTCATCCACAAGTGCACGGGGAGGAGAGCCGCCATCATCAGGGCGGAGCCACTGGATGATGTTCTCCTGCCGCAACCACCAAACCCGCCGGCGGCGCCACCGGCGTCTAAAGCCGAGAGCAAGAAAGATGAGCCACCTGCTGAGAATCCGCCGGCCAAGGTGGAGGAGCCAAACGAGGAGAACAGAGGAGGGGGAGAGAAGGACAACGCGGATGACGACAACCCCAAGACGGAGAAGCCGGCTAGCGACGGCCACGGCGCCGGCGCCGCCGAGGAGCATGGAGCCCATGCAACAACCGAAGGTCCAGACCGTgacaacgacgacgacgccggCGATGGGCTCGTGCTGGAGAACCATACCAAGGCGGCGGTGGACCGCCTGTTCGCCGTTCCGACGCCGGCCGGAGTCGTGACGGTCGTTGCGCCTGAGATGGCCCTCGGCAGCCGCAGCTACTGCTACCCGGCGTATCCTTGCGCGCAGTACTACTACCCCTACCAGCCGCACCTGTACCCGCCGCAGCCGTACCCGGCGGCGTCTGCTTATAGCCCTGTTGCCATGTATGGCTATCCAGCAAGCTATCCACCCGAAGCTTTCAGTGAGGAGAACCCAAATGCATGCACCATCGTGTGA